One bacterium genomic region harbors:
- a CDS encoding pyridoxine 5'-phosphate synthase yields MRFALNIDHVATIRNARGETQPDPITAALMAEQAGVDGIVFHLREDRRHVNERDVRLLRELVTTKLDFEMAAVPEIIKIACDVGPELATLVPEKRQELTTEGGLNVIDNASLIKSTIEELHNFDVDVSLFVEPDIMHITTSAELGADYIEIHTGVFANALTEEEQFDELERIRGAAKHARKLGLGVNAGHGLNYQNIKIFRELEDIDEVSIGHSIIARAVYVGIDQAVKEMIRLINE; encoded by the coding sequence ATGAGATTCGCATTAAACATTGATCACGTTGCAACGATTAGAAATGCAAGAGGGGAAACTCAACCCGACCCGATAACAGCAGCACTAATGGCTGAGCAAGCTGGTGTGGATGGAATCGTATTTCACCTCAGAGAAGACCGAAGACATGTAAATGAACGTGATGTGAGATTGCTGAGAGAACTTGTAACTACGAAACTTGATTTTGAAATGGCAGCCGTTCCTGAAATAATCAAGATAGCTTGCGATGTTGGACCTGAATTAGCAACACTGGTACCGGAGAAAAGACAAGAACTCACAACGGAAGGTGGTTTAAATGTTATCGATAATGCTTCTCTCATTAAATCGACCATAGAGGAATTACATAATTTCGATGTTGATGTTTCATTATTTGTTGAACCAGATATCATGCACATTACAACTTCAGCTGAATTAGGTGCTGATTACATTGAAATTCACACAGGTGTTTTTGCAAATGCTTTGACTGAAGAAGAACAGTTTGATGAGCTTGAAAGAATAAGAGGTGCAGCAAAGCACGCGCGGAAACTTGGACTCGGAGTAAATGCCGGTCATGGTTTAAATTATCAAAACATCAAAATCTTCAGAGAGCTTGAAGACATTGATGAGGTAAGTATTGGTCACTCCATAATCGCCAGGGCAGTTTACGTGGGTATTGATCAGGCAGTTAAAGAAATGATAAGGCTCATCAACGAATAA
- a CDS encoding nucleotide sugar dehydrogenase, whose product MAEKKFEKNLLCIGAGYVGGPTMAMIAHKCPQYKVTVVDVMPEKIAAWQTDDLPIYEPGLLELVKSCRGKNLFFSTDVEKGIKESEIIFISVNTPTKTFGEGAGKSADLQYWEKTARDILRVSESDKIIVERSTLPVKTAIAMERILSLNDKGLKFEVVSNPEFLAEGTAIKDLEKPDRVLIGSKETESGLKARNEIVEIYANWIPRNHLVTSNQMSSELSKLVANSFLAQRISSINSISALCEKVDADVREVAKAIGMDSRIGDKFLNASVGFGGSCFKKDILNLVYLCETFGLNEVAEYWENIVKMNDYQTNRFVMTIMKAMFNTITNKRIALFGYAFKANTSDTRETAALYVTRKLMSEKAKVVISDPKAIKNAKIDLKEYGSNIEYQEDPYLAAKGAHAIALITEWDLYKNLDYEKIYHEMEKPAFIFDGRNILDHEKLFKIGFEVHLIGKPPLVHFKED is encoded by the coding sequence ATGGCTGAAAAAAAATTCGAAAAAAATCTGCTGTGCATCGGAGCAGGATATGTTGGCGGACCGACAATGGCAATGATTGCACATAAATGTCCGCAGTACAAAGTAACGGTTGTGGATGTTATGCCTGAAAAGATTGCAGCCTGGCAGACAGATGACTTACCAATTTATGAACCGGGTTTATTGGAGTTAGTAAAATCTTGTCGTGGTAAAAATCTGTTCTTCTCCACAGATGTTGAAAAAGGAATTAAAGAATCTGAAATAATTTTTATTTCTGTGAATACACCGACAAAAACATTTGGCGAAGGCGCAGGTAAAAGTGCCGATCTGCAATACTGGGAAAAAACTGCAAGAGATATTTTAAGAGTTTCCGAGTCGGATAAGATTATTGTTGAAAGATCCACTCTCCCTGTAAAGACCGCAATTGCAATGGAAAGAATTCTGAGCCTGAATGACAAAGGATTAAAATTTGAAGTTGTATCTAACCCTGAATTCCTTGCTGAAGGAACTGCAATTAAGGATCTTGAAAAACCTGACAGAGTTTTAATAGGTTCAAAGGAAACTGAAAGCGGGTTAAAAGCCCGAAATGAAATTGTTGAAATTTATGCAAACTGGATTCCACGCAATCATCTTGTTACCAGCAACCAGATGAGTTCAGAACTTTCCAAACTTGTTGCAAATTCATTTTTAGCGCAAAGAATATCCTCCATTAATTCAATTTCGGCTTTGTGTGAAAAAGTAGATGCGGATGTAAGAGAAGTAGCTAAAGCAATAGGTATGGATAGCAGAATTGGTGATAAATTTTTAAATGCAAGCGTTGGTTTTGGAGGTTCGTGCTTTAAGAAAGATATTTTAAACCTTGTCTATCTATGTGAAACTTTTGGATTAAATGAAGTTGCCGAATATTGGGAAAATATTGTGAAGATGAATGATTATCAGACTAACCGCTTCGTGATGACAATTATGAAAGCAATGTTCAATACAATAACAAACAAAAGAATTGCATTGTTCGGTTATGCATTTAAAGCCAATACAAGTGATACAAGAGAAACAGCAGCTCTTTATGTTACTAGAAAATTAATGTCAGAAAAGGCGAAGGTCGTAATTTCAGATCCCAAAGCAATTAAAAATGCGAAAATTGATTTGAAGGAATATGGAAGTAATATTGAATACCAGGAAGATCCATATCTTGCAGCCAAAGGTGCTCATGCAATTGCACTTATTACTGAATGGGATTTATATAAGAATTTAGACTACGAGAAGATTTATCACGAAATGGAAAAGCCTGCATTTATTTTTGACGGAAGAAATATTCTCGATCACGAAAAACTTTTTAAGATAGGTTTCGAAGTCCATTTGATTGGGAAACCGCCGTTGGTTCACTTCAAAGAAGATTAA
- the groL gene encoding chaperonin GroEL (60 kDa chaperone family; promotes refolding of misfolded polypeptides especially under stressful conditions; forms two stacked rings of heptamers to form a barrel-shaped 14mer; ends can be capped by GroES; misfolded proteins enter the barrel where they are refolded when GroES binds) translates to MAKLIEYNTDARSGLKAGVDKLADAVKVTLGPKGRNVILEKKFGAPTVTKDGVTVAKEIELENNIENMGAQMVREVASKTSDVAGDGTTTATVLAQAIYREGLKNVTAGANPMDLKRGIDIAVTKVVDYLKSISKDVEGRNEIAQVGAISANNDKSIGDLIADAMEKVGKDGVITVEEAKGTETSLEVVEGMQFDRGYLSPYFVTDAESMEAKLEDPMILIHDKKISAMKDLLPVLEKVAQQGKALLIIAEDLEGEALATLVVNKIRGTLKVAAVKAPGFGDRRKAMLEDIATLTNGTVISEERGFKLENATLSYLGTAKKVVIDKDNTTIVEGAGKTEDIKKRINEIKAQIDKTTSDYDKEKLQERLAKLSGGVAVLKIGASTEVEMKEKKARVEDALHATRAAVEEGIVAGGGVALVRAINVLDKVQGENIDQTTGVKIIQKALEEPLKQIVNNAGLEGSVVLQKVKEGKDDYGFNAQTEKYENLIKAGVIDPTKVTRTALENAASVSSLLITTEAVIYEKKEKEPPMPPMPHGGGMGDMY, encoded by the coding sequence ATGGCAAAATTAATCGAATATAACACTGACGCAAGAAGCGGTTTGAAAGCTGGTGTAGATAAGCTGGCTGATGCCGTAAAGGTTACACTTGGTCCAAAGGGACGCAATGTAATCCTTGAAAAAAAATTCGGTGCACCAACAGTTACAAAAGATGGTGTAACTGTAGCAAAAGAAATTGAACTTGAAAATAATATTGAGAACATGGGCGCGCAGATGGTTCGTGAAGTTGCATCCAAAACCAGTGATGTCGCTGGTGATGGAACAACAACTGCAACCGTTCTCGCCCAAGCAATTTACAGAGAAGGTTTGAAGAATGTCACCGCAGGTGCAAACCCGATGGATTTGAAAAGAGGAATTGACATCGCTGTAACTAAAGTTGTTGATTATCTAAAATCAATTAGTAAAGATGTTGAAGGAAGAAATGAGATCGCTCAGGTAGGTGCAATTTCTGCAAATAATGATAAATCAATCGGAGATTTAATTGCTGATGCAATGGAAAAAGTAGGAAAAGATGGCGTTATTACAGTGGAAGAAGCAAAAGGAACCGAAACATCATTGGAAGTTGTAGAAGGTATGCAGTTTGATCGCGGATATCTTTCACCTTACTTTGTTACAGATGCTGAATCAATGGAGGCTAAACTTGAAGATCCAATGATCCTCATCCACGATAAGAAAATTTCAGCAATGAAAGATCTTCTTCCAGTACTCGAAAAAGTTGCTCAGCAAGGAAAAGCTCTTTTAATTATTGCTGAAGATCTCGAAGGTGAAGCATTGGCAACTTTAGTCGTCAACAAAATTCGTGGCACTTTGAAGGTTGCTGCTGTTAAAGCACCAGGATTTGGTGATAGAAGAAAAGCTATGCTTGAAGATATTGCTACTCTGACTAACGGAACTGTTATCTCGGAAGAAAGAGGCTTCAAATTGGAGAATGCTACTCTTTCTTATCTCGGAACTGCAAAGAAAGTTGTAATCGATAAAGATAATACAACTATTGTTGAAGGTGCTGGCAAGACCGAAGACATCAAGAAGAGAATAAATGAAATCAAAGCTCAGATTGATAAAACTACTTCTGACTATGACAAAGAAAAACTTCAGGAAAGATTAGCAAAGCTTTCAGGTGGTGTTGCTGTACTGAAGATCGGTGCTTCCACAGAAGTTGAAATGAAGGAAAAGAAAGCTCGCGTTGAAGATGCTTTACACGCAACCCGTGCTGCTGTCGAAGAAGGTATCGTTGCTGGCGGTGGCGTTGCTTTAGTAAGAGCAATCAATGTTCTTGATAAAGTTCAAGGTGAAAATATTGATCAGACAACAGGAGTAAAAATCATTCAGAAAGCTTTGGAAGAGCCGTTGAAGCAGATAGTAAACAACGCTGGTCTCGAAGGTTCAGTAGTTTTACAGAAAGTTAAAGAAGGTAAGGATGATTACGGCTTCAATGCTCAGACTGAAAAATATGAGAACCTGATTAAAGCGGGCGTCATCGATCCAACCAAAGTTACTAGAACTGCACTTGAAAATGCTGCTTCAGTTTCTTCGTTATTGATAACTACCGAAGCTGTCATTTATGAAAAGAAAGAGAAAGAACCACCAATGCCTCCAATGCCTCACGGCGGCGGTATGGGTGATATGTATTAA
- a CDS encoding DUF1579 domain-containing protein, producing MFNVSRIFFILLFLILPSAILFSRDGTDQSAEMKMWMDYMTPGPMHEMLAKSAGDWKTTSKFWMDPAGEPMITEGNGKTEMILGGRYQKMTHNSTMMGMQTEGISITGYDNATQEFTTIWIDNVGTGTAIAKGKYDESTNSIVLYGTMVDPMSKQEMKFREILKFLDDDHHLLEMFIVYNNEEFKSMEIEFVRQ from the coding sequence ATGTTCAATGTTTCTCGAATATTTTTTATTCTTCTATTTTTAATACTTCCTTCAGCTATTCTCTTTTCACGGGATGGTACGGATCAATCTGCAGAAATGAAAATGTGGATGGATTATATGACTCCCGGTCCGATGCACGAAATGCTTGCAAAAAGTGCTGGAGATTGGAAAACAACTTCAAAGTTCTGGATGGATCCGGCCGGTGAACCAATGATAACAGAAGGAAACGGCAAAACAGAAATGATACTTGGTGGTAGATACCAAAAAATGACCCACAACTCCACAATGATGGGAATGCAGACTGAAGGAATTAGTATTACGGGATATGATAATGCGACTCAGGAATTTACAACAATTTGGATTGATAATGTTGGAACAGGAACTGCCATAGCAAAAGGTAAATACGATGAGAGTACAAATTCCATTGTACTTTATGGCACCATGGTCGATCCAATGAGCAAACAGGAAATGAAATTCAGAGAAATACTAAAGTTTTTAGATGATGATCATCATTTGCTTGAGATGTTTATAGTTTACAACAACGAAGAATTTAAATCAATGGAGATTGAATTTGTAAGACAATAG
- the groES gene encoding co-chaperone GroES: MSKLKLNPLADRVIVKPAEAEEKTKGGIILPDTAKEKPVEGTVVAAGPGKVADNGEVVKMTVKVGDKVLYGKYSGTEVTIDGEEYLIMRESDIFAIVP, translated from the coding sequence ATGAGTAAACTAAAACTCAATCCACTTGCTGATAGAGTTATTGTTAAGCCAGCAGAAGCTGAAGAGAAAACTAAAGGCGGAATTATCCTTCCTGATACCGCAAAAGAAAAACCAGTTGAAGGAACTGTGGTTGCAGCCGGACCAGGTAAAGTTGCTGACAACGGTGAGGTCGTAAAGATGACAGTTAAAGTTGGGGATAAAGTTCTTTATGGTAAATACAGTGGAACCGAAGTTACAATTGACGGCGAAGAATATCTCATTATGCGTGAGAGTGACATCTTCGCAATTGTTCCTTAA
- a CDS encoding CPBP family intramembrane metalloprotease encodes MKICEFNTEYKELIEIFRKMDRKVMVIFLSVAVLQTISWYYASRNFFRINLFPLYQNDSDVYLYEYLYWFVSDFVTLFILSILIIKFIIKEDLKDYGLQPGDYKAGLIFSTIFLGVMISMIWFISATPDFASKYPHLQSTKDSWSDFYIYEAGMFLYMFGWEFIWRGFMLFGLKEKFGYYSVLIQMIPFVILHNGKPVLETFGAIAGGIALGMLAFRTNSFYCCVITHAGVMFTIDLISTLRYRTNDYGIGLDSLFNIIINIF; translated from the coding sequence TTGAAAATATGTGAATTCAATACTGAATACAAAGAATTGATAGAAATCTTCCGGAAGATGGATAGAAAAGTCATGGTTATTTTTCTATCAGTTGCGGTGCTTCAAACTATTTCCTGGTATTATGCCTCTCGAAATTTTTTCCGAATCAATTTATTTCCTCTTTACCAGAATGATTCCGATGTTTATTTATATGAATACCTATACTGGTTCGTAAGTGATTTTGTAACCTTGTTTATTCTTTCAATACTGATAATCAAGTTCATTATTAAAGAAGATCTGAAGGATTACGGATTACAACCGGGTGATTATAAAGCAGGGCTAATCTTTTCGACAATATTTCTCGGAGTGATGATTTCGATGATCTGGTTTATTTCAGCTACTCCGGACTTTGCATCTAAATATCCACACCTTCAATCAACGAAAGATAGCTGGAGCGATTTTTATATTTACGAAGCTGGAATGTTCTTGTATATGTTTGGCTGGGAATTTATCTGGCGAGGTTTTATGCTTTTCGGATTAAAGGAAAAATTTGGTTATTACTCTGTGCTGATTCAAATGATTCCTTTTGTAATTTTGCATAATGGAAAACCAGTACTGGAAACTTTTGGAGCAATTGCCGGAGGAATAGCGTTAGGAATGCTCGCATTCCGTACGAACTCATTTTATTGTTGTGTAATTACACATGCAGGCGTTATGTTTACTATAGATTTAATTTCAACATTACGATATCGAACGAATGACTATGGGATTGGCTTAGATTCATTATTCAACATCATAATTAATATTTTTTAG
- a CDS encoding DUF1801 domain-containing protein: MAELKTKPTKVSAKKFLDSIKDERKRDDSFVVMEMMKKITKEEPKMWGPSIVGFGKYHYKYESGLEGDMCITGFSPRKNALTIYILPGFLKYDPLMKKLGKYKTGVSCLYIKKLEDVDMKVLEKLIKSSFKYVKEKYS, from the coding sequence ATGGCAGAGCTGAAAACTAAACCAACTAAAGTCAGTGCAAAAAAATTTTTAGACTCAATTAAGGATGAACGGAAGCGAGACGACAGCTTTGTAGTTATGGAGATGATGAAAAAGATAACGAAGGAGGAACCCAAAATGTGGGGTCCAAGTATCGTGGGCTTCGGTAAATATCACTACAAATATGAAAGCGGACTTGAAGGTGACATGTGTATTACAGGATTTTCTCCAAGAAAAAACGCTTTAACAATCTATATACTCCCTGGATTCTTAAAATATGATCCTCTAATGAAAAAACTTGGGAAATATAAAACTGGGGTTTCTTGCCTTTACATAAAAAAACTTGAAGATGTTGATATGAAAGTTTTGGAAAAATTAATCAAGAGCTCTTTCAAATACGTGAAGGAAAAGTACTCTTGA
- a CDS encoding GNAT family N-acetyltransferase: MNKAPQIKIKSRFNFFPVTKENWKDFEKLFGEKGACAGCWCMSWLLTKKDFDANKGTGNKKKMKKLVDNNTKPGILAYFNDEPVGWCAVAPRENYIRMENSRVLQRIDDKPVWSVVCFFIHKDYRRQGLSVELLNAVKAFVKMKKGKIIEGYPVEPSSGKTADVFAWTGLASAFRKAGFKEIIRRSDTRPIMRFTIK, encoded by the coding sequence ATGAATAAGGCCCCTCAAATAAAAATCAAATCACGTTTTAACTTTTTTCCCGTTACAAAAGAAAATTGGAAAGATTTTGAAAAGCTATTCGGTGAAAAAGGTGCTTGTGCCGGATGCTGGTGTATGAGCTGGTTGTTGACAAAAAAAGATTTTGATGCGAATAAAGGAACTGGTAATAAAAAGAAGATGAAGAAACTTGTTGACAACAACACTAAACCAGGAATATTGGCTTATTTTAACGATGAACCGGTGGGCTGGTGTGCAGTTGCACCTAGAGAAAATTATATCCGGATGGAAAATTCAAGAGTACTTCAAAGAATTGATGATAAACCTGTTTGGTCTGTCGTTTGTTTTTTCATTCATAAAGATTATCGAAGACAAGGTTTGAGCGTTGAACTGTTGAATGCAGTAAAAGCATTTGTCAAAATGAAAAAAGGAAAAATTATTGAAGGCTATCCTGTTGAACCAAGTTCCGGAAAGACTGCGGATGTATTTGCCTGGACTGGATTAGCCTCAGCATTCAGGAAAGCCGGATTTAAAGAGATTATCAGAAGGTCAGATACAAGGCCTATAATGAGATTTACTATCAAATAA
- a CDS encoding TIGR02757 family protein, producing MLELKYKLDYHYKNFDKTKIEPDPLQFPHLFKDEKDIEVISFIASVFAYGNVKQINNSLQKFLQISESKPFPFIQNLNVAKIQKEISLVHRFYTLKDIIQLFQLLNTAYNEFGSLKKLFLSGYNSEEENLRNTITNFNNYFLVKAEKEFKKLSRGIVFMFPLPEKGSACKRINLFLRWMVRKDELDFGLWDAIPTSKLVIPVDTHIAKICKHLKLTNRKNVSWKMAEEITQNLKKFDPNDPVKYDFALCHIGMKKLDF from the coding sequence ATGCTTGAACTAAAATATAAACTCGATTACCACTACAAAAACTTTGATAAAACAAAAATCGAACCTGACCCGCTTCAATTTCCTCATTTATTTAAAGATGAAAAGGATATTGAAGTCATATCATTCATTGCTTCTGTATTTGCTTACGGGAATGTAAAACAAATAAATAACTCATTACAAAAGTTTCTGCAAATTTCAGAAAGTAAACCTTTCCCTTTCATTCAGAATTTGAATGTGGCTAAAATTCAAAAAGAAATCTCACTCGTTCACAGATTTTACACTTTAAAAGATATCATTCAACTTTTTCAGTTACTAAATACTGCTTACAATGAGTTCGGTTCGCTGAAGAAATTATTTTTATCAGGATACAATTCAGAAGAAGAAAACCTCAGGAACACGATAACTAATTTCAATAATTATTTTCTAGTTAAAGCTGAGAAGGAATTCAAGAAACTAAGCAGGGGAATTGTATTTATGTTTCCTTTACCTGAAAAGGGAAGTGCGTGCAAACGAATAAATCTTTTTCTCCGCTGGATGGTTAGAAAAGATGAACTGGATTTTGGATTGTGGGACGCAATTCCAACTTCAAAACTTGTTATTCCAGTTGATACTCACATTGCGAAAATTTGTAAACATTTAAAATTGACGAATAGAAAAAACGTGAGCTGGAAAATGGCTGAAGAGATAACTCAAAATCTAAAAAAGTTTGATCCAAATGATCCTGTGAAATATGATTTCGCGTTATGCCATATTGGGATGAAAAAACTGGACTTTTAA
- a CDS encoding PqqD family protein: MELSFKERKKILKNSNTLDLTPFKLFSEEVDKEKQVTVIVPKFKNEFAKKLIVPRIKSADFRIKLEKFGSAVWMNLDGKKNVQEIIKIVSEKFGEELIQPEERVSKFIFQLYEQKLISFNEINR; the protein is encoded by the coding sequence ATGGAGCTATCTTTCAAAGAACGAAAAAAAATCTTAAAGAACAGTAACACTCTTGATCTAACTCCGTTTAAACTCTTTTCAGAGGAAGTAGATAAAGAAAAGCAGGTAACAGTAATCGTTCCAAAATTTAAAAATGAATTTGCAAAAAAGTTAATTGTTCCGAGAATTAAATCAGCTGATTTTAGAATTAAATTAGAGAAATTTGGCTCAGCAGTCTGGATGAATTTGGATGGTAAAAAGAATGTGCAGGAAATAATTAAAATTGTTTCGGAGAAATTTGGTGAAGAGCTTATCCAGCCGGAAGAAAGAGTTTCTAAATTTATATTTCAACTTTATGAACAAAAATTAATATCCTTTAACGAAATAAACAGATAG
- a CDS encoding oligopeptide transporter, OPT family — protein sequence MAETKRFVPFVSPETSMAEFTIRALIIGLILAVVLGAANAYLGLKAGMTIAATYPAAVIGMVLIKIMKGSILEENFTRTVGSIGESIAAGAIFTLPAFFIGGIWIPFFTTENFLISVAIMIAGGILGIMFVALLRRVMVEDVELPFPESVAAAEIHKAGRHGTGGSKFLFGAMGIGALIQMLGQFKLFATSWTSMINIGKGHVFFRSPDVSPAYIGVGYIIGPRLASLNFSGGVLAWGLLAPTIAFFKYFNTETPADFDWASTMVQVWKDYVRPIAIGGMLVGAAFTLWRMRKSLMAGIARSISDVKKAATGEHVEIRTEKDISFNWVMIGILGTAVATFFIYNYFAQDIFAAFVATVVMIIAGFFFAAVSGYLVGIIGSSNNPISGLTLSTLVVAAILMVALGMKGEPGVAAVLGVAAVVCVAAAVAGEMLQDLKAGHILGGTPWKMQVGDIIGVVVSAAVMFIPLLILHEGDIKSGGTGFGGDALPAPQASLMAILSKGIVAGQMDWILIFVGMLMGVGFIMMNVKSPMLVSVGMYLPLGTTFAIFTGGMIKGIVEKYNEKRKFNDAQKSRVENTGILLAAGLIAGEALIGLLFAGFAFWEVSLFAIFAEPSFIISLIVFAFIGWLLVNIPLKNAGKPDDPAPPQISM from the coding sequence ATGGCCGAGACTAAACGATTTGTTCCCTTCGTCTCCCCTGAAACCTCAATGGCTGAATTTACCATCCGTGCTTTAATTATTGGTTTGATATTAGCTGTAGTCCTTGGTGCTGCAAACGCGTACCTCGGATTAAAAGCGGGAATGACGATTGCTGCAACTTATCCCGCAGCAGTAATTGGAATGGTTCTGATAAAGATTATGAAAGGATCCATTCTTGAAGAAAATTTTACTCGAACTGTTGGTTCGATTGGTGAGTCGATTGCTGCAGGTGCGATTTTTACTTTACCTGCATTCTTCATTGGTGGAATCTGGATTCCATTCTTCACAACTGAGAACTTCTTAATCTCCGTTGCGATTATGATAGCCGGTGGTATCCTCGGAATTATGTTTGTAGCATTGTTAAGAAGAGTAATGGTTGAAGATGTAGAACTTCCATTTCCTGAATCGGTTGCTGCTGCTGAAATTCACAAGGCAGGAAGACACGGCACTGGCGGTTCGAAGTTTCTATTTGGAGCGATGGGAATCGGTGCATTGATTCAGATGCTTGGTCAATTCAAGCTTTTTGCTACTTCGTGGACATCAATGATAAATATTGGAAAAGGTCATGTGTTTTTCCGTTCGCCTGATGTTAGTCCTGCATATATCGGTGTTGGTTACATTATCGGTCCAAGACTTGCTTCGCTTAACTTTAGTGGTGGTGTTTTAGCCTGGGGATTGCTTGCACCTACAATTGCATTCTTTAAATATTTTAACACTGAAACCCCCGCAGATTTTGATTGGGCATCCACAATGGTTCAAGTTTGGAAAGATTATGTAAGACCAATTGCAATCGGCGGAATGTTAGTCGGTGCCGCATTTACACTATGGAGAATGAGAAAAAGTTTGATGGCAGGTATTGCAAGATCAATCAGTGATGTAAAGAAAGCAGCCACAGGTGAACACGTTGAAATTAGAACCGAAAAGGATATAAGCTTCAATTGGGTTATGATTGGAATACTTGGTACCGCAGTTGCCACATTTTTTATTTATAATTATTTCGCTCAAGATATTTTTGCTGCATTTGTTGCAACTGTTGTTATGATAATAGCAGGATTTTTCTTCGCAGCTGTTTCTGGATATCTGGTTGGAATTATTGGTTCGAGTAATAATCCTATCAGTGGATTAACATTATCGACACTTGTTGTTGCTGCAATTCTGATGGTTGCTCTCGGAATGAAAGGTGAACCTGGAGTTGCCGCTGTGCTTGGGGTAGCTGCAGTTGTTTGTGTTGCCGCCGCAGTTGCAGGCGAAATGCTTCAGGATTTAAAAGCTGGACATATCCTCGGAGGAACTCCCTGGAAAATGCAGGTTGGAGATATCATCGGTGTTGTTGTTTCTGCAGCAGTTATGTTTATCCCGCTTTTAATTTTGCACGAAGGTGATATTAAGTCGGGAGGAACTGGATTTGGTGGAGATGCTTTACCTGCACCTCAGGCAAGTTTAATGGCAATTCTTTCAAAAGGAATTGTAGCTGGCCAGATGGATTGGATTCTTATCTTTGTTGGAATGCTGATGGGTGTTGGATTCATAATGATGAATGTAAAAAGTCCGATGCTGGTGAGTGTTGGAATGTATCTTCCTCTAGGAACGACATTCGCAATTTTCACAGGTGGTATGATAAAAGGAATCGTTGAAAAGTATAATGAGAAAAGAAAATTCAATGATGCGCAGAAATCTCGGGTTGAGAATACAGGAATATTACTCGCCGCAGGTTTAATTGCAGGTGAAGCTTTGATAGGATTACTTTTTGCTGGTTTTGCATTCTGGGAAGTATCGCTCTTTGCAATATTTGCAGAGCCATCATTCATTATCAGCTTGATTGTATTTGCATTTATCGGATGGCTGCTTGTCAACATTCCATTGAAGAATGCCGGCAAGCCGGATGATCCTGCACCACCGCAGATTTCGATGTAA
- a CDS encoding ankyrin repeat domain-containing protein: protein MKFAKIYNLIFLLNSNLLFPQQFNQLADAVIEKDIVKIEQLLQSGVDINIQDQTSGTTVLMIASSYYYYDDIVEYLIREGAKLDLQDSEGKTALLWAASNSLPNAKILVANGAKVNIAANDGMTPFLQATLGVSSGKVTIEMCDLLRKKGANINAALTKKSANGWTALHYAAINGDAELVKYLIKYGANVNKSTGEGSTPLYLAKLGNHDDVISVLKKAGAKE from the coding sequence ATGAAATTTGCAAAAATCTATAACTTAATCTTCTTATTAAATAGCAATCTTTTATTCCCACAGCAATTCAACCAACTTGCTGATGCAGTTATTGAAAAAGACATAGTAAAAATTGAACAGCTTCTTCAATCCGGAGTTGATATCAACATTCAGGATCAGACTTCGGGTACAACCGTTTTAATGATAGCAAGCAGCTACTACTACTATGATGATATTGTTGAGTATTTAATTCGAGAAGGTGCAAAACTTGATCTGCAGGATAGCGAAGGAAAAACTGCACTGCTTTGGGCTGCAAGTAATTCTCTTCCAAATGCAAAAATATTAGTTGCAAATGGTGCCAAAGTTAATATTGCTGCGAATGATGGAATGACTCCATTTCTTCAGGCAACACTTGGTGTTTCATCTGGAAAAGTCACAATTGAAATGTGCGATCTTCTCAGGAAAAAAGGAGCAAATATTAATGCTGCTCTGACAAAAAAAAGTGCAAACGGTTGGACTGCACTTCATTATGCAGCAATTAATGGTGATGCTGAACTTGTAAAATATTTAATTAAATACGGTGCCAATGTTAACAAGTCAACTGGTGAAGGATCGACGCCACTATATCTTGCAAAGTTGGGAAATCATGATGATGTAATTAGCGTCCTAAAAAAAGCTGGTGCTAAGGAATAA